ACAGCAACAAATTGGTTCAAGTTACTGCTGTACTGTTACAGAAGCTCCTCCTGCAACCCAGACATCACACACCCGGTCAGAACCCACCGCTCGCTTCCATCTCACCAGTTTGGGAAAGTGAATTTGGCCCTCCAGACCTTGCCACCAGCTTGTGGCTCTCTAGGTGTGAGCCTGGGCTACAGAATTCACTATTAGTCCTCTGCACAGGAATATTAGACTTCTGCTTGCCAGCTTGCCATTCTGCTTTCATCTCCATCAGCAGCACAAGACAGACTGAGGGACAGACAGCGCCAAGGTGCCTGGCATAGCCCCACACAGAGGGGACAAAATCTCTCACAACCATTACCAACACTGAAAGAGCAATGTACTTCTCCCCTGTGCAGGTTTCCACCCAAGCCTAGCCACACAGAAATCATAGCCAAACCCTTTGCCTCATAAACAGCACAATCACAATATTTGCCATTAAAGCCAATGGGACTCAGACTGGGCCATCCTCAGCCTTACAAAAGCACATGAGGATAAAAGGGGAATTAGCAGACGGATGCATCAGGTTAAGCAGAGAACCTGTGACTGATCAACAGCCACTGAGCTCCAGCAGAGACATCAAGCCTGGCCCTGACCAGGAGAGTCCTGCACTTTTTCAGGTCATCCCAACATGTCTTATCCTGACTAGCACACTAAAATATCAGTGGGACTGATTCTCGCATCTCTCAATCCCTTGGCATCAGGGCATCCCAgccactgctggagctgccacCCACTGTCTCTGTGGTTTCCTCTtagctcagcagctctggcGCAGACAGCGTGAGTGTGAGCACTGCCCTGCAGGGCATCACACACCACAACGCTGCACCAGCATCTCCCCATGCCTGACATGCCGCATGCAAACAGTTCATCACGAGACACAGAGattttaatatcaaaataattttgtataaaaatacttttggaGACTGAAGGCAAGCAGCCCCCCAGGCACTGCAGTGAGCATCTCAGCCCCGTGGCTGGCCCAGAGAagaaggcagagcacagccaaAGCCTCTGGAGTCAAAGCAGCAGGCACAGTGCAGAGCCCACCCTCGTGCCCCACTAGGTGTCAGTCAGGCTGGCTCTGGAGCCAAGCAGCACCGGCACCAGTGCAGCACCCGGACCCTGGGTGTGCAAGACAGCCCCAAGGAGACACAGCCCCTCAGAGCTGACGAGTAGGAGCGGCTCTGCCCCATCCCACACAGCGCCCAGCCCCATATCAGGCCATGGAGCACAGACACCTGTGCCACTCCTTCTTGGGTTTGGGCCCCAAAGTCCCCCCACgcaggtgcagagcagcagcacgtTATATCTCTCCTAGGTCCTCATAGACAGGCGACAAGCTATACTCATCCACAcactgctccttcctctgcccaATCTGGGGCTTCATCACCCGGCAGTACAGCACCTCcgtgttgttgttgttgctgctgttcaggCCAGGTTTGATGGCCGCCTTCTCAGGAGCAAGATTCCCTCGCCGCCTGCTAGGGTCCTCACTTCTTTCGGCACATTTGTAGATTAACATTGCCGGGGGCTTGGGGGCAGGCACTGGCTTGGGGCCCTTGGCCTTGAAGGTAGGAACTGAATAGTCATCAGTACTGGGGTTGTAAGGGTACTCGTAGCCGCCCTTGCCGTTGTGGCCCTGCGTGCGCCAGGCCTCACCAATGGGCCGTGCCTCGTCGTAGATGCTGGCGGTGGCTGGCAGCACGCGGGGTGCGCAGCCCTCAGGCTCGTCGTAGATGTGCTCCTTCCGCACTGGGCCGCAGCCCTCGGCCCGCACCTGCTCACAGGTACCTGAGAACGGCACCCGGAGCTTCACCCCGTCCACAGCACCCGCGGCCTTGCTGTCAATGGGGTCTGCATACAGCGGGTCCGGCCAGGGTCGGAAGCTCTTCACCGAGTCCAGAGGCTCTGAGTAGAGGCTGGAGGGATCCTTGTCTGGCAGGACAGCCCGCGGCACCTTGGGCAGAGGGGAGCGTGGAGGGGTGCTGGTGACGGGGGGCTTGGCCTGCGGCACAGGTGGCTCTGGCAGCATCCGAGTCTTCAACAGTGATATCgcatctctctcctctgctgcagcagaaggccAGGGTGCCAGCCCTGCCTTGGGTGCTGCAGCATCATCCTCTTCTGTGGGCAGCTCCAGGCTCAATGAGTCAGCCAGGGCCTGGCGGATCAGCACCACACTGGGGCTGTCAGATTCCAGCGAGTCGCAGCTCTGCTGGTTCTCCTCCACCTGAGCTTTCTGTTCCCGGATGGAGGCTTCCACCAAGCGGAAGATCTCATTGCCCTGCTTGGTCTCGAAGGTGAAGTTCCCCGGTCCAGAATCACAGCGCCTGCCagcttcaaaggaaaacatcaccTGCAAGAGAAACAGGAGTCATGTCCCGCTCAGCAACACCTGGAGCCATGCAGGCCGTGCTCCCCTGATGTGCGTGTGGCTGCAGCGCTGGGCCTGCACATGGCAGAACTGACCACCC
This genomic interval from Numida meleagris isolate 19003 breed g44 Domestic line unplaced genomic scaffold, NumMel1.0 unplaced_Scaffold250, whole genome shotgun sequence contains the following:
- the DOK1 gene encoding docking protein 1, with amino-acid sequence MEPPAKEGPLFVQHSNKFGTKRWKRGWFALFPASQHGVARLEFFDCKEAAGPGGRLGTRRLDKTVVRLADCTSVAPAPNESGPRAGTAAFRLETSGRSYLLAAEQQQQSEEWVAKLCEIAFPGNGPRNAAVQRGGEGSAEAPVLEMAVNSIYYSRDEVNAFWVTVQRTEAAERCELRGSYVLKAERDSLILKDPRTNETLYVWPYRLLRRYGRDKVMFSFEAGRRCDSGPGNFTFETKQGNEIFRLVEASIREQKAQVEENQQSCDSLESDSPSVVLIRQALADSLSLELPTEEDDAAAPKAGLAPWPSAAAEERDAISLLKTRMLPEPPVPQAKPPVTSTPPRSPLPKVPRAVLPDKDPSSLYSEPLDSVKSFRPWPDPLYADPIDSKAAGAVDGVKLRVPFSGTCEQVRAEGCGPVRKEHIYDEPEGCAPRVLPATASIYDEARPIGEAWRTQGHNGKGGYEYPYNPSTDDYSVPTFKAKGPKPVPAPKPPAMLIYKCAERSEDPSRRRGNLAPEKAAIKPGLNSSNNNNTEVLYCRVMKPQIGQRKEQCVDEYSLSPVYEDLGEI